In Lagenorhynchus albirostris chromosome 14, mLagAlb1.1, whole genome shotgun sequence, one DNA window encodes the following:
- the COQ5 gene encoding 2-methoxy-6-polyprenyl-1,4-benzoquinol methylase, mitochondrial isoform X2, with the protein MAAPRSWVLWSFCCRGSSRVLLGCRLPGLRSSWPRGPLGARPLSQEKRATETHFGFETVSEEEKGGKVYQVFESVAKKYDVMNDMMSLGIHRIWKDLLLWKMRPFPGTQLLDVAGGTGDIAFRFLNYVQAQHQRKEKRQLRAQQNLSWEEIAKKYQNEEDSLDGSHVMVCDINKEMLKIGKQKARARGYKAGLAWVVGDAEELPFDDDKFDVYTIAFGIRNVTHIDQGFPGGTVVESPPADAGDTGSRSGPGGSHMPQSGWAREPWPLSLRVRSLCSAAGEATAVRDPRTAKKKSIYLYIYIPADFCMSAHKEHWLFLFLIAA; encoded by the exons ATGGCGGCCCCCAGGAGCTGGGTTTTATGGAGCTTCTGCTGCCGTGGGTCGTCGCGGGTGTTGCTGGGCTGCAGGCTTCCCGGGCTTCGTAGCTCCTGGCCCAGGGGCCCGCTGGGTGCGCGGCCCTTGTCCCAAGAGAAGCGGGCAACCGAAACGCACTTCGGGTTTGAGACTGTGTCGGAAGAGGAGAAGGGGGGCAAAG TCTATCAGGTGTTTGAAAGTGTGGCCAAGAAGTATGATGTGATGAATGATATGATGAGTCTTGGTATCCACCGTATTTGGAAGGATTTGCTGCTCTGGAAGATGCGCCCGTTTCCGGGGACCCAGCTGCTGGATGTTGCTGGAGGCACAG GTGACATTGCATTCCGGTTCCTTAATTATGTTCAGGCACAGcatcagagaaaggagaagaggcaATTAAGGGCCCAACAAAATTTATCCTGGGAAGAAATTGCCAAAAAGTACCAGAATGAGGAGGATTCTTTGGACGGTTCTCATGTCATGGTCTGTGACATCAACAAGGAGATGCTAAAGATTGGAAAACAGAAAGCCCGTGCTCGAGGATACAAAGCTG gaCTTGCTTGGGTAGTGGGAGACGCTGAAGAACTGCCCTTTGATGATGACAAATTTGATGTTTACACCATTGCCTTTGGGATCCGGAATGTCACACACATTGATCAG ggcttccctggtggcacagtggttgagagtccgcctgccgatgcaggggacacgggttcgcgctccggtccgggaggatcccacatgccgcagagtggctgggcccgtgagccatggccgctgagcctgcgcgtccggagcctgtgctccgcggcgggagaggccacagcagtgagagatccgcgtaccgcaaaaaaaaaatctatatatctatatatctatatacctgCAGACTTTTGCATGTCAGCACATAAAGAACACtggctcttcctttttttaatagctgcatag